The Glycine soja cultivar W05 chromosome 3, ASM419377v2, whole genome shotgun sequence genome window below encodes:
- the LOC114406095 gene encoding two-component response regulator ARR18-like, giving the protein MGESSGSQCSKTSPSNIDEDDEGESEANEDQSKQNNNGGSSSNSTVEENEKKIRPYVRSKMPRLRWTPDLHLRFIHAVQRLGGQERATPKLVLQLMNIKSLSIAHVKSHLQMFRSKKVDDRNQVFADHNSLVETGDKNIYNLSQLSMLQGYNPSQSSSFSYTNNYPSYGFGDASFGVYEKLLQRPFDWSNAISSREGSSIFGEQSKIREPKDEFLSFGAHDHSLSTPTRLSHVDHTPPINIMQQIAQNLMPINPTTNQPELKTLKRKASDHTTLDLDLSLKLNSKINDAEEGTLNNHEVDSTNLSLSLCSQLSSSSNPSSRLIKEAQQDRCDEQGKIMASTLDLTI; this is encoded by the exons ATGGGAGAAAGCAGTGGCTCACAATGTTCCAAGACAAGTCCTTCTAACATTGATGAAGATGACGAGGGTGAAAGTGAGGCCAATGAAGATCAAAGTAAGCAAAACAACAACGGAGGAAGCTCAAGTAACAGCACAGtggaagagaatgagaagaagataaGGCCTTATGTTAGATCCAAGATGCCAAGGCTTCGGTGGACACCTGATCTTCATCTTCGCTTTATTCATGCGGTTCAACGACTTGGAGGACAAGAGA GAGCAACACCAAAATTGGTTCTTCAATTGATGAACATCAAAAGTTTAAGTATTGCCCATGTCAAGAGTCATTTACAG ATGTTTAGGAGCAAAAAGGTGGATGACCGAAATCAAG TATTTGCGGATCATAACAGTCTTGTTGAAACCGgagacaaaaatatttataatcttaGCCAACTTTCAATGCTCCAAGGGTATAATCCGAGTCAAAGTTCATCCTTCAGCTACACAAACAATTATCCAAG TTATGGATTCGGGGATGCTTCTTTTGGTGTCTACGAGAAACTGCTACAAAGACCTTTCGATTGGTCTAATGCAATTTCTTCTCGGGAAGGTTCATCCATTTTTGGTGAACAAAGCAAAATCCGTGAACCGAAAGATGAGTTTCTCTCATTTGGTGCTCATGATCACTCTCTAAGCACACCCACAAGATTAAGCCACGTTGATCACACGCCACCAATCAATATTATGCAACAAATAGCACAAAATCTCATGCCTATAAACCCAACAACAAATCAACCAGAATTGAAGACACTGAAAAGGAAGGCTTCAGATCATACAACCCTTGATTTGGATCTGTCACTAAAACTAAACTCAAAGATTAATGATGCTGAAGAAGGAACATTAAATAACCATGAAGTTGATAGCACAAACCTATCACTCTCATTGTGCTCTCAATTATCCTCATCATCTAATCCTAGCAGCAGGTTGATCAAGGAAGCACAACAAGATCGATGTGATGAACAAGGGAAAATAATGGCCAGTACTCTAGATCTGACTATATGA
- the LOC114404895 gene encoding uncharacterized protein LOC114404895 — MVEHDTRRTTIDRLEEAIAALSERHSDLANKVEAMCECLSHLTTPSPSVTQPSYPSRPSVKLDVPRFDGYDPLGWIFKISQFFEYQGTPKEERIMVASFYLDGPALSWFQWMFRNGFITSWPALLQAIEARFAPSFYDDPRGTLFKLVQRSSVTEYLTEFERLANRITGLSPSVLLSCFISGLSPEIRREVQAFQPISLPQATSLARLQEDKINDRKKHYPRPSSSLPSPSFPHINSNPPPMPKPHFVQRTQEDMAYRREKGLCYNCDEQWSSSHRCRGRVLFLIADSEEPLPSEPPHNEQSHAITLEPQTASPVPEPTFDPTILQPHISLHAMAGVPATDTFYLYGTINKTRVTILIDSGSTHNFIQPRVAKFMNFDVEDTMPLRVMVGNGSVMECNKLCANTQLCIQGHMFTVTLRVLPLSGAEVVLGVEWLRTLGPVITNYASFTMHFSYLGESINLHADVQADSDPASATQIKRIIYTNSTSGLFHLSLLSMDATATPPYPFHSIPAINKLLLKYQALFQQPSALPPSRQHDHHINILPSANPVNVRPYRYPHFQKTEIERQVSTLLDSDLIRPSRSPFSSPILLVKKKDGTWRMCIDYRALNAITIRDRFPLPTIDELLDELGKASWFSKLDLWQGFHQILVVEEDIPKTSFRTHHGHYEYRVMPFGLCNAPSTFQAAMNALLRPFLRKFAVVFFDDILIYSTTFNDHLHHLECVFSSFLQACYYLKQSKCLIGQRQLDYLGHVISGSGVRPNPTKIQAIVEWAMPRSPKDLHAFLGLTGFYRKFIRGYATMATPLTKLLCKNEF; from the coding sequence ATGGTGGAACACGACACCCGCCGCACCACCATTGACCGCCTGGAAGAAGCTATCGCCGCCCTCTCCGAGAGACACTCAGACCTTGCCAACAAGGTTGAAGCCATGTGCGAATGTCTTTCGCACCTCACCACTCCCTCGCCGTCGGTAACACAGCCTTCCTATCCCTCTAGACCGTCGGTCAAGCTCGATGTCCCTCGTTTTGACGGCTATGATCCACTAGGTTGGATCTTCAAAATCTCACAATTTTTCGAGTATCAAGGGACCCCGAAAGAAGAACGCATCATGGTGGCGTCCTTCTACCTCGACGGCCCAGCATTGAGTTGGTTTCAATGGATGTTCCGAAATGGATTTATTACGTCATGGCCAGCACTGCTCCAAGCAATCGAGGCTCGTTTTGCTCCTTCTTTCTACGATGATCCACGAGGAACGCTATTCAAGCTAGTCCAACGAAGCTCAGTCACGGAGTACCTCACCGAATTCGAGAGGTTAGCAAACCGTATTACCGGTCTCTCCCCCTCAGTCTTATTAAGCTGCTTCATCTCCGGCCTAAGTCCAGAAATCCGGCGAGAGGTACAAGCCTTCCAACCTATATCGCTTCCCCAAGCTACCTCCTTAGCCCGCCTGCAAGAAGATAAAATCAATGACCGTAAGAAACACTACCCTCGACCTTCATCTTCCCTTCCATCACCATCCTTCCCTCACATAAACAGTAACCCACCACCCATGCCTAAACCTCATTTCGTTCAGAGGACCCAAGAGGACATGGCCTATAGGCGCGAAAAGGGCCTATGTTATAATTGTGATGAGCAGTGGAGCTCATCTCATCGATGTAGGGGACGCGTCTTGTTCCTCATAGCTGACTCTGAAGAACCTCTACCTTCAGAACCACCTCACAATGAACAATCTCACGCCATCACACTCGAACCTCAGACTGCCTCACCTGTGCCGGAACCAACTTTTGACCCCACCATCCTTCAACCCCATATTAGTTTACATGCCATGGCAGGAGTTCCAGCTACAGACACTTTCTACCTTTATGGAACCATCAACAAAACCCGCGTTACTATACTAATAGATAGTGGAAGCACTCATAATTTCATTCAGCCTCGCGTTGCTAAATTCATGAACTTCGACGTTGAAGACACCATGCCTCTTAGAGTGATGGTAGGTAATGGTTCAGTAATGGAGTGCAATAAGCTATGTGCCAATACACAGCTCTGTATACAAGGACATATGTTTACAGTGACGCTAAGGGTACTACCCCTGAGCGGAGCCGAGGTCGTCTTGGGCGTAGAGTGGCTTCGGACTTTGGGGCCTGTTATCACCAACTACGCCTCCTTCACGATGCATTTTTCATACTTGGGCGAATCCATCAACCTCCACGCGGACGTTCAGGCAGATTCTGATCCAGCTTCAGCTACCCAGATTAAACGCATAATCTACACTAATTCTACTTCAGGGTTGTTCCATCTTTCCCTTCTGTCCATGGATGCAACTGCGACACCCCCATATCCCTTCCATTCCATTCCCGCCATTAATAAGCTTTTACTTAAATACCAAGCTCTATTCCAGCAACCCTCGGCCCTACCCCCTTCCCGACAACATGACCATCACATCAACATCCTCCCCTCAGCTAACCCCGTCAATGTCCGGCCATATAGATACCCTCATTTCCAGAAAACGGAGATTGAACGCCAGGTCTCAACCCTTCTTGACTCCGACCTCATCCGGCCCAGTCGGAGCCCCTTCTCTTCCCCGATATTGttggtgaagaagaaagatgggacATGGCGGatgtgcattgactataggGCGTTGAATGCAATCACCATTCGGGATAGATTCCCACTGCCAACGATAGACGAACTCCTCGACGAGTTAGGGAAGGCATCGTGGTTCTCCAAGCTAGATTTATGGCAAGGTTTTCACCAGATATTGGTGGTTGAAGAAGATATCCCGAAGACATCCTTTCGCACTCACCACGGTCACTACGAGTATCGGGTGATGCCGTTTGGGCTCTGCAACGCACCATCGACGTTCCAAGCAGCCATGAACGCCTTGCTCCGCCCATTCTTGAGGAAGTTTGCGGTCGTCTTCTTCGACGACATTCTGATCTACAGCACAACCTTCAACGATCACCTTCATCATCTCGAATGCGTTTTCAGTTCTTTCCTACAAGCTTGCTACTACCTGAAGCAATCCAAGTGCCTAATTGGTCAACGCCAGCTTGACTATCTGGGCCACGTCATCTCCGGCAGCGGTGTCAGACCTAACCCTACTAAGATTCAGGCGATCGTTGAGTGGGCTATGCCACGATCTCCGAAAGATCTCCATGCCTTCCTCGGCCTTACGGGGTTCTACCGGAAGTTCATACGAGGATACGCCACCATGGCAACACCATTAACAAAACTTCTTTGTAAAAATGAGTTTTAG